In Mercenaria mercenaria strain notata chromosome 15, MADL_Memer_1, whole genome shotgun sequence, a single genomic region encodes these proteins:
- the LOC128549007 gene encoding uncharacterized protein LOC128549007 produces the protein MSSYANFINLILLVSLSAGADNVFDGKQSDILDGNAVMDVGHALRNPLVKFIGAVVKSLEDNMNAKLTSVLSHLPSCLDWSVWTECIHIKANFGIQNRTRMCGTMQDTSIESKNITEYVTRLCEMHKSPEDQPISSCPEGYTRTEHGFCVTLKTDYVSWDTAQSNCESDGGNLINIDSQTKSQDIAKTFKDRSLSSYVLIDGVQESSGADWEARSGAKNSFFNWKTGEPKKLTSFPHCRYAKKEHATKEWVWYAHYPCSSTGQYICEIAL, from the coding sequence ATGTCTTCATATGCGAATTTCATTAATTTGATTTTACTGGTGTCATTGTCCGCCGGTGCAGACAATGTCTTTGATGGGAAACAAAGTGATATTTTAGATGGCAACGCGGTGATGGATGTTGGACATGCGCTTAGAAATCCTTTGGTCAAATTCATCGGAGCAGTAGTTAAAAGTTTAGAAGACAACATGAATGCAAAACTAACGTCGGTTCTTAGCCATCTGCCGTCTTGTTTAGATTGGTCGGTATGGACGGAATGTATTCATATTAAAGCAAACTTTGGAATTCAGAACCGAACGAGAATGTGTGGAACGATGCAAGACACATCTATCGAATCCAAGAACATTACAGAATATGTAACAAGACTTTGTGAGATGCATAAATCGCCAGAAGATCAACCCATATCCTCGTGTCCAGAGGGTTATACGCGGACAGAACACGGGTTTTGTGTAACGCTTAAAACAGACTATGTTAGTTGGGATACTGCACAGTCAAACTGTGAGAGTGATGGCGGAAATTTAATAAATATCGACTCACAAACAAAGTCACAAGATATTGCTAAAACATTTAAAGATAGAAGTTTGAGTTCATATGTTTTAATAGATGGAGTTCAGGAAAGTTCTGGAGCGGACTGGGAAGCAAGATCCGGGGCAAAGAACTCGTTCTTTAATTGGAAGACCGGCGAACCAAAAAAGCTGACCAGTTTTCCACATTGTCGGTACGCTAAAAAGGAACATGCAACAAAGGAATGGGTATGGTACGCCCATTATCCCTGTTCAAGCACAGGGCAGTATATTTGCGAAATTGCACTTTAA